From the Spiribacter sp. 2438 genome, one window contains:
- a CDS encoding YggT family protein gives MGPGYLGSPLAFLVDTLFSLYIMAVMLRFLLQWVQADFYNPLAQFLVRITQPTLAPLRRVIPSWSGIDLPALVLMILLQAAALALLMLIAGVTPRFDYLLLRTPAELINLLLNLYLVAIVVRAVLTWINPDAYNPAMTILLALTEPVVRPFRAILPPISGIDLSPLAAIIAIQVLKMLIMPPLDRIAPGLMM, from the coding sequence ATGGGTCCAGGCTACCTCGGCAGCCCGCTGGCATTCCTGGTGGACACGCTGTTCAGTCTCTACATCATGGCGGTGATGCTGCGGTTCCTGCTGCAGTGGGTCCAGGCGGACTTCTATAACCCGCTGGCGCAGTTCCTGGTGCGCATCACCCAGCCAACGCTGGCGCCGCTGCGGCGCGTCATTCCCAGCTGGAGTGGCATCGATCTGCCGGCATTGGTGCTGATGATTCTGCTGCAGGCGGCGGCGCTGGCGCTGCTGATGCTGATCGCCGGCGTCACTCCCCGCTTCGACTACCTGCTGCTGCGCACGCCGGCGGAGCTGATCAACCTGCTGTTGAACCTTTATCTCGTGGCCATCGTGGTCCGGGCGGTACTCACCTGGATCAACCCGGATGCCTACAACCCGGCCATGACCATCCTGCTGGCGCTGACCGAACCGGTGGTGCGGCCATTTCGGGCCATTCTGCCGCCGATCAGCGGCATCGATCTGTCGCCACTGGCGGCGATTATTGCCATCCAGGTGCTCAAAATGCTGATCATGCCGCCGCTGGACCGGATCGCACCGGGGCTGATGATGTGA
- the proC gene encoding pyrroline-5-carboxylate reductase translates to MSEEVIAFIGGGNMARSLIGGLIADGQPAASLRIAEPDAERRESLVREFGVQAFEDNATAARGADAVMLAVKPQTLATAVRPLANQLREQQSVVISVAAGVRSADIGRWLGGEDVPVVRAMPNTPALVKTGATALYATPAVNEAQRNLAETLLRAVGMVVWLPDEAQMDAVTALSGSGPAYFFYTMEAMQAAAEAQGLSTETARLLTLETALGAARMALESSEDPATLRRRVSSPGGTTAAAIEALQAGDLAGLYQKALAAAAARAGEIGDDLGAH, encoded by the coding sequence ATGAGTGAAGAAGTGATTGCCTTTATCGGCGGCGGCAACATGGCCCGTAGCCTGATCGGCGGCCTGATCGCCGACGGCCAGCCCGCCGCCAGCCTGCGCATTGCCGAACCGGACGCCGAACGCCGTGAATCGCTGGTCCGGGAGTTCGGCGTTCAGGCTTTCGAGGACAACGCCACCGCCGCCCGCGGCGCCGATGCGGTCATGCTGGCGGTCAAGCCACAGACCCTCGCCACCGCCGTGCGGCCGCTGGCCAATCAACTCCGCGAGCAGCAGAGCGTGGTGATTTCAGTGGCCGCGGGGGTCCGCAGTGCCGACATCGGCCGCTGGCTGGGGGGCGAGGATGTGCCGGTGGTCCGCGCGATGCCCAACACGCCCGCTCTGGTAAAGACCGGTGCTACGGCCCTGTATGCCACCCCGGCGGTCAACGAAGCCCAGCGCAATCTGGCTGAGACATTGCTCAGGGCTGTGGGCATGGTGGTGTGGCTGCCCGACGAGGCGCAGATGGACGCGGTCACTGCCCTGTCCGGCAGCGGTCCGGCGTACTTTTTCTACACCATGGAGGCCATGCAGGCGGCCGCCGAAGCCCAGGGGCTTTCCACCGAAACCGCCCGCCTGCTGACGCTGGAGACCGCGCTGGGGGCTGCCCGCATGGCCCTGGAGAGCAGCGAGGACCCGGCCACCCTGCGCCGGCGGGTCAGCTCGCCGGGGGGCACCACCGCCGCCGCCATTGAGGCGTTGCAGGCGGGTGACCTGGCCGGCCTCTATCAGAAGGCGCTGGCCGCCGCGGCGGCACGGGCCGGCGAGATCGGCGACGACCTGGGGGCGCACTAG
- a CDS encoding YggS family pyridoxal phosphate-dependent enzyme, whose translation MPDVAARLAAVRDRIREAEQTHGRQPGSVELLAVSKRQPLDAMQTAYEAGQRAFGENYLQEGVDKCQAMTATDIEWHFIGALQSNKTRPAAEGFDWVHAVDRLKIARRLSEQRPETLGALQCCIQVNVSGEASKAGVSPQALPELAHAVAELPRLRLRGLMTLPEAVTGFEAQRAAFSQLRQLQEALIDDGLALDTLSMGMSNDLEAAIAEGATLVRLGTAVFGPRPEKTP comes from the coding sequence ATGCCAGACGTCGCCGCTCGACTTGCCGCGGTCAGGGATCGCATTCGCGAGGCCGAACAGACCCATGGGCGGCAGCCCGGCAGCGTGGAGCTGCTGGCCGTGAGCAAGCGCCAGCCGCTGGATGCCATGCAGACCGCCTATGAGGCCGGGCAGCGGGCCTTCGGCGAAAACTACCTCCAGGAGGGGGTCGACAAGTGCCAGGCCATGACGGCGACCGACATCGAGTGGCATTTCATTGGTGCCCTGCAGTCCAACAAAACCCGCCCGGCGGCCGAGGGCTTCGACTGGGTCCATGCCGTGGATCGCCTCAAGATTGCGCGCCGGCTCTCGGAGCAGCGGCCCGAGACACTGGGTGCGCTGCAGTGCTGCATCCAGGTGAATGTCAGCGGCGAAGCCAGCAAGGCCGGCGTCTCGCCGCAGGCACTGCCGGAACTCGCCCATGCCGTGGCCGAGCTGCCGCGGCTTCGCCTGCGGGGGCTGATGACGCTGCCGGAGGCGGTGACCGGCTTTGAGGCGCAGCGCGCCGCTTTCAGCCAGCTGCGGCAATTGCAGGAAGCCCTCATTGATGACGGGTTGGCCCTGGATACCCTGTCCATGGGCATGTCCAACGATCTCGAGGCCGCCATCGCCGAGGGGGCCACACTGGTGCGCCTCGGCACCGCGGTCTTCGGGCCCCGACCGGAGAAGACGCCATGA